A genomic segment from Candidatus Poribacteria bacterium encodes:
- a CDS encoding PfkB family carbohydrate kinase, which translates to MLLEKERMWYNSYPHYSVFEASEGILISEARLKTILNQFHDQRILVIGDFYLDAYWYVDKTRSTLSLETPWHTNPVVEQRYSPGAAGTVTNNLKALGVGTVYTLGVIGEDGFGGTLLNCLQANGCLADFMVQVPNWVTPTYLKPIHRGYEDVETEGPRFDIENQSAMQETVEIAVIDALQNCIPLVDGIIVGDQMPIENLGVVTNRVREKLCELAVAFPEKVFFADSRTRIGAYRNVIIKPNRFEAKRAVKPEWSGQEVDMAEAEQCAIVLAERTQNTVYVTLGENGILVYCKGEFTHIPGIPIDDETDPVGAGDSVSAGLVATLCSLGVDAAIDAAYIGNLVASITVTKIGTTGTAAPAEILQCHRDCENLSKFEY; encoded by the coding sequence GTGTTACTGGAAAAAGAACGGATGTGGTATAATAGTTATCCACATTACAGTGTATTTGAGGCATCGGAGGGCATCTTGATTAGCGAAGCGCGCCTAAAAACAATTCTCAATCAATTTCACGACCAACGTATCCTTGTTATTGGGGATTTTTATCTTGATGCCTACTGGTACGTAGATAAGACCCGTTCAACACTATCGTTGGAAACGCCGTGGCATACGAATCCGGTTGTGGAGCAACGCTATAGTCCGGGTGCTGCAGGCACCGTCACAAATAACCTGAAAGCATTGGGTGTCGGAACGGTTTATACATTAGGGGTCATTGGGGAAGATGGATTTGGGGGGACGCTGCTCAATTGTCTACAGGCGAATGGATGCTTGGCGGATTTTATGGTACAGGTACCAAATTGGGTGACACCTACCTATCTCAAACCGATTCACCGTGGCTATGAAGATGTGGAAACAGAGGGACCGCGATTTGATATTGAGAACCAATCCGCAATGCAAGAGACGGTTGAAATTGCCGTTATTGATGCTCTGCAGAACTGTATCCCACTCGTTGACGGTATAATTGTCGGCGATCAGATGCCGATTGAGAACTTGGGGGTTGTTACCAACCGAGTGAGAGAAAAGTTATGTGAGTTGGCAGTGGCGTTTCCTGAAAAGGTCTTTTTCGCGGACTCCCGCACGCGGATTGGCGCGTACCGAAATGTGATTATTAAACCAAATCGGTTCGAGGCGAAGCGTGCTGTGAAACCGGAGTGGAGCGGGCAGGAGGTTGACATGGCGGAAGCGGAGCAGTGCGCGATTGTACTCGCGGAGCGGACACAAAATACGGTGTACGTTACTCTCGGTGAGAACGGCATTCTTGTCTACTGTAAGGGGGAGTTCACCCACATTCCGGGCATCCCAATTGATGATGAGACCGATCCTGTTGGGGCAGGAGACAGTGTTTCGGCAGGACTTGTCGCGACGCTCTGTAGTCTTGGTGTTGATGCCGCTATTGATGCCGCGTATATTGGGAATTTGGTGGCTTCAATTACTGTCACTAAAATCGGTACGACTGGCACTGCTGCACCCGCGGAAATCCTACAATGTCATCGGGATTGTGAGAATCTAAGCAAGTTTGAATATTAA
- a CDS encoding nitroreductase family protein: protein MNIFDAITQRRSHRATFQKRAIDAADLEKLIEAARWTPSPFNVQPWELLLIQEAEGKIALADVTEQSVVDQFKDAKFLDDNSRWMRLTAAEWQEHGDGVLLEEHVTLPKPLQDAPEKLLQSLLKNAKSFTLLGHLGAGKIPAKEIATQVREAPLLILVTMNCKRYPPGEGGTRWMWLSMGMLIQNVLLAATALDIGVQFVSPPLERAADREHIRQLFDIPTSHEVITLLRMGYMEESGGNSVRLKPSEFVHFEKVV from the coding sequence ATGAATATTTTTGATGCGATAACACAGCGTCGAAGCCACCGCGCAACATTTCAGAAACGTGCGATAGATGCTGCTGACCTTGAGAAACTTATTGAAGCCGCGCGGTGGACACCCTCACCGTTCAATGTCCAACCTTGGGAACTGCTGCTCATTCAAGAAGCGGAGGGCAAAATAGCACTCGCCGATGTCACAGAGCAGTCTGTCGTTGACCAGTTCAAGGATGCAAAATTCTTGGATGACAACAGCCGGTGGATGCGTCTGACAGCGGCGGAATGGCAGGAACACGGCGACGGCGTTCTGCTCGAAGAACACGTCACGCTACCGAAACCACTTCAGGACGCGCCAGAAAAGTTGTTGCAAAGCCTATTAAAAAATGCGAAATCTTTCACGCTTTTGGGGCATTTAGGCGCGGGTAAAATACCTGCCAAAGAAATTGCCACACAGGTTCGTGAGGCACCGCTCCTTATATTGGTGACAATGAATTGTAAAAGGTATCCACCCGGTGAAGGCGGAACGCGGTGGATGTGGCTGAGCATGGGGATGTTAATTCAGAATGTGCTCCTTGCTGCAACTGCTTTGGACATCGGTGTGCAGTTTGTGAGTCCGCCGCTCGAACGCGCAGCGGATCGTGAGCATATCCGCCAACTTTTCGATATTCCAACCTCTCATGAGGTGATTACACTACTCAGGATGGGATATATGGAGGAGAGTGGTGGGAACTCTGTCCGCTTAAAACCGTCAGAGTTTGTGCACTTTGAAAAGGTAGTGTAG
- a CDS encoding TonB-dependent receptor: MYYSKYIKPIVFALTIFIGVLMCAFATVIADEHSEEPEEVEATNEAETTEEASEADAPVRLESLVVVGSRAQPRSVLDSAVPIDIVSNEAFEKQGGADLPDLLRTLVPSYNVNTQPISDASTVVRPANLRGLAPDHTLVLVNGKRRHRAAVIHWLGNGLSDGSQGPDLAPIPAIALQQVEVLRDGASAQYGSDAIAGVMNFQLKDNYEGGSFEFKPGIYQYGDGRQFALAGNIGLGNPDAWSSLSFEYGGADPTIRSVQRNDAIRLINAGNFSVKDPAQIWGQPIIENDVKLFANYGATLTDTIEFYGHANYARKRVEGGFYFRNPNTRNGVFSPSGKDGTLLVGDLRGLSAEMADWETRKAAAEAAGEEFTELSPHDADDIPIVNDVPDPERLQAVKNDPNLFNFQEMFPGGFTPRFGAFMWDSSVVVGVKGTALRDTLGKDLTWDLSGSFGRNHADFFIFNTVNASLGPDTPTYFDPGDYIQTDYNLNFDVTYPLSDMVFLASGLEYRDEGFEIIEGERESHQIGPLAAQGFTAASNGFSGFSPVAAGKWYRSNVAMYLESEIRPIDPLLIALAVRGEQFELFGSTLNYKAAVNYKVTETMRLRGSYSTGFRAPTPGQQNTFNITTEYDFEKGDLVNKGTIPSTNPAVDVVTGKEDNSLDPETSNNFTGGFTVDILGVNFTVDFFDIRLKNRLSVSQHFALTDAQKAQLITAGVTSAANLETFQFFINDFSTTTNGIDFVVTAPIPNGNLIAVYNFTNTTVTDHNPDTLDDHRIRELQENLPAHRGTLTVAQSITDAWGVLGRASYFSGWFDSEDFLQNPDVEGTGEYTGRVIFDLETSYTVGAGLTLTLGGRNILNTFPDENPNGADSVGNKYGQFSPFGFDGAYWYAKVGYSF; encoded by the coding sequence ATGTATTACAGTAAATACATTAAACCGATTGTTTTCGCGCTCACTATTTTTATAGGCGTTTTGATGTGCGCGTTTGCGACGGTTATAGCAGATGAACACTCCGAAGAGCCGGAAGAAGTAGAAGCTACGAACGAGGCGGAAACGACTGAAGAAGCATCCGAAGCGGATGCTCCCGTGAGGCTTGAAAGTCTTGTTGTCGTGGGTAGCCGTGCGCAACCGCGCTCCGTTTTGGATTCGGCAGTACCGATCGATATTGTGTCAAACGAAGCCTTTGAAAAGCAGGGTGGCGCGGATCTACCGGACCTGCTGAGAACTTTGGTTCCATCATATAACGTCAATACACAGCCGATTAGCGATGCGTCAACAGTGGTGCGTCCGGCGAATTTACGGGGACTCGCCCCAGACCATACACTGGTGCTCGTCAATGGCAAGCGGCGACACCGTGCGGCAGTGATTCACTGGCTCGGAAATGGTCTGTCTGATGGCTCACAGGGACCTGACCTTGCACCTATTCCTGCAATTGCACTGCAACAGGTAGAGGTCCTCCGTGATGGCGCATCCGCGCAATATGGGTCGGACGCTATTGCTGGCGTGATGAATTTTCAATTGAAAGACAACTACGAAGGCGGTTCGTTTGAATTTAAACCCGGTATCTACCAATACGGCGACGGTCGGCAATTTGCGCTCGCTGGTAACATCGGTTTAGGGAATCCAGACGCGTGGAGTAGTCTCAGTTTTGAATACGGGGGTGCAGATCCGACCATCCGGTCTGTCCAACGTAATGATGCCATAAGGTTGATTAACGCAGGCAATTTTAGTGTGAAAGACCCGGCGCAAATTTGGGGACAGCCGATTATAGAGAATGATGTCAAATTGTTTGCCAACTACGGCGCTACCCTCACAGATACCATCGAGTTCTATGGGCATGCCAACTACGCCCGCAAGCGGGTTGAAGGTGGGTTCTATTTCCGAAACCCAAACACTCGCAATGGCGTGTTTAGCCCAAGCGGGAAGGATGGTACGTTGCTCGTCGGAGATCTGCGGGGTTTGTCAGCCGAGATGGCGGATTGGGAAACCCGCAAGGCGGCAGCGGAAGCTGCTGGAGAGGAGTTCACCGAACTCTCACCTCACGACGCTGACGATATCCCGATAGTCAACGACGTTCCTGACCCCGAACGGTTGCAAGCCGTCAAGAATGACCCGAATCTATTCAATTTCCAAGAGATGTTCCCAGGCGGATTCACACCCAGATTCGGTGCATTCATGTGGGATAGTTCCGTGGTCGTTGGCGTTAAAGGCACCGCGCTCAGAGACACGTTGGGTAAGGACTTAACATGGGATCTGAGCGGCTCTTTCGGACGCAACCATGCTGATTTCTTTATCTTCAACACTGTTAATGCTTCGCTCGGTCCAGATACACCGACATATTTTGATCCGGGTGACTATATCCAGACGGATTATAACCTCAACTTTGATGTAACCTATCCGCTCAGCGACATGGTGTTCCTCGCTTCGGGTTTGGAATATCGGGACGAAGGATTTGAAATCATAGAGGGCGAACGCGAGTCGCATCAGATCGGGCCCCTCGCAGCGCAAGGCTTCACTGCCGCATCCAATGGATTTTCGGGGTTCAGCCCGGTTGCAGCAGGCAAGTGGTACCGTTCCAACGTTGCGATGTATCTGGAAAGTGAAATCAGACCGATTGATCCGCTCCTGATCGCGCTTGCTGTGCGTGGTGAACAATTTGAGCTTTTCGGTAGCACCCTGAACTACAAAGCCGCTGTAAACTACAAGGTTACGGAAACAATGCGGTTGCGGGGAAGTTATAGTACCGGGTTCCGCGCGCCGACACCCGGACAGCAAAATACGTTCAACATTACCACTGAATACGATTTTGAGAAGGGTGACCTCGTTAATAAAGGAACAATTCCTTCCACCAACCCGGCTGTTGATGTCGTGACAGGCAAGGAAGATAACTCGCTTGACCCAGAAACATCAAATAACTTCACAGGTGGATTTACCGTTGATATTTTGGGCGTAAATTTCACGGTGGACTTTTTTGATATTCGGCTGAAAAATCGGTTATCGGTGTCCCAACACTTTGCATTGACTGACGCGCAGAAGGCGCAGCTCATCACCGCAGGTGTAACCAGTGCAGCGAATCTGGAAACATTCCAGTTCTTTATCAACGACTTCAGTACCACAACCAACGGTATTGACTTTGTTGTTACAGCACCAATACCCAACGGAAACCTCATCGCCGTGTATAACTTCACGAACACCACAGTTACCGATCACAATCCGGACACACTGGACGATCATCGAATCAGGGAACTGCAAGAGAATTTACCCGCACACCGCGGCACCCTGACTGTTGCGCAATCCATAACGGATGCGTGGGGGGTGCTCGGGCGCGCCAGTTATTTCAGCGGTTGGTTTGATTCTGAAGATTTCTTACAGAATCCAGATGTGGAAGGGACTGGAGAATACACTGGAAGGGTTATTTTCGACTTAGAAACCTCTTACACCGTGGGGGCCGGATTGACGCTCACGCTCGGTGGAAGAAATATCCTTAATACCTTTCCCGATGAAAATCCGAATGGTGCCGATTCTGTCGGCAACAAATATGGGCAGTTCAGTCCGTTCGGTTTTGATGGGGCGTACTGGTATGCTAAAGTCGGATACAGTTTCTAA
- a CDS encoding TonB-dependent receptor: protein MKVALAFKTLLLLMHGVLVIFISLASIAVAQETEMESSDAASEQEVITLEGVVVVGTRAEPRSVLESAVPIDVLPSDDFVKQGSTDLPDLLRNLVPSYNVNAQPIADAATVVRPANLRGLAPDHTLLLVNGKRRHRASVIAWLGNGLSDGAQGADLSPIPSIALKQVEVLRDGASAQYGSDAIAGVMNLQLKDSYEGGSFEIKPGIFQAGDGLTYALAGNIGLGREDLWTNLSLEYGGMNETDRSVQRDDAAALISAGNTDVADPAQPWGHPIIRNDIKLFANYGAGITDDIKFYGHANYAQKEVEGGFYFRNPNTRGAVFSNDDGGTLLVGNLRGLTAEMAEWETRKAEWETQNVAAVEAGEAFPEPSPHDADDIPINNNVPDPVALQQVSSDPNLFTFQELFPGGFTPRFGADTQDASLLVGLKGTIADDLGWDLSASYGRHASDFFIRNTVNASLGPDTPTEFDPGDYIQADTNINLDLTYPLHDMVFLASGLEYRTETFEIVQGQVESWEIGPLASQGFSSGSNGFPGFSDIAAGSWTRSNFAGYLESELRPLDFWTVNAAVRGEYFDDFGSTVNYKIATNYGIADTLKSLLSVDPGVDLRVRGGYSTGFRAPTPGQQNAFNVTTEFGENNTLVNKGTIPSTHGAARLVGGKALEPEKSKNFTVGTVVSHAIASITIDYFNIKVEDRLAPSRDFNRGTDITEAQIQQLVAEGITSAGNLQEFRFFTNEFETSTQGIDVILTAPILDGTLSVAYNYTETEVTKHNPDILNEVRINLIQEGIPRHRGNVTLTQAIGNSLGVLGRVNYYGPWYENAVGAQTYSEAFLVDLEVSYAIVENLGITIGVNNVLNVEPDNITEAEGPDVPFDIKEFPARIVGRPFGEYSPYGFGGAFWYTKVGYSF, encoded by the coding sequence ATGAAAGTCGCACTTGCTTTTAAAACGTTACTGCTTCTGATGCATGGTGTTTTAGTTATTTTTATAAGTTTGGCATCTATAGCGGTAGCACAGGAAACTGAAATGGAATCAAGCGATGCAGCCTCTGAACAGGAGGTCATAACGCTTGAGGGTGTCGTTGTAGTCGGGACGCGTGCGGAACCGCGCTCGGTTCTTGAATCTGCTGTCCCAATCGATGTTTTACCGAGTGATGATTTCGTCAAACAGGGAAGCACGGATTTGCCGGACCTGTTGAGAAACTTAGTCCCCTCTTATAACGTTAATGCGCAGCCCATCGCTGATGCGGCTACTGTCGTCCGCCCAGCGAATCTGCGCGGGTTGGCACCAGATCACACGTTGTTATTGGTTAATGGTAAACGCCGCCACCGTGCCTCCGTAATTGCTTGGCTCGGAAATGGATTGTCCGATGGTGCGCAAGGTGCTGATCTTTCTCCTATCCCTTCCATCGCACTGAAACAGGTGGAGGTACTACGAGATGGTGCCTCGGCGCAATACGGTTCGGATGCGATCGCGGGTGTCATGAACCTGCAGCTCAAAGACAGTTATGAAGGCGGATCTTTTGAAATCAAACCGGGTATTTTCCAAGCGGGTGACGGTCTTACCTACGCTCTCGCTGGGAATATCGGTTTGGGGCGGGAAGATCTCTGGACGAATCTGAGTTTAGAATACGGTGGCATGAATGAGACAGACCGCTCAGTCCAACGGGATGATGCCGCTGCCCTTATCAGTGCTGGGAATACGGATGTCGCTGACCCGGCGCAACCGTGGGGACACCCGATTATTAGAAACGACATCAAGCTTTTTGCGAACTACGGTGCGGGCATCACCGATGACATTAAGTTCTACGGTCATGCGAACTACGCACAGAAGGAGGTTGAAGGCGGTTTCTACTTCCGAAATCCCAATACCCGAGGTGCTGTGTTTAGTAATGATGATGGTGGGACGCTGCTTGTCGGAAATTTACGAGGTTTAACAGCGGAAATGGCGGAGTGGGAAACCCGAAAGGCGGAGTGGGAAACCCAAAATGTGGCAGCAGTGGAAGCCGGGGAGGCGTTCCCTGAACCGTCGCCTCACGATGCTGACGATATTCCTATAAACAACAACGTTCCTGATCCGGTTGCCTTACAACAGGTATCCAGTGACCCGAATCTTTTCACATTCCAAGAACTCTTTCCGGGTGGGTTTACCCCTCGCTTCGGTGCTGATACCCAAGATGCTTCGCTCCTCGTTGGTCTGAAGGGAACAATCGCGGACGACTTAGGGTGGGATTTGAGTGCTTCCTATGGACGGCACGCCTCCGATTTCTTTATCAGAAATACAGTCAATGCCTCACTTGGACCCGACACACCGACTGAATTTGATCCGGGTGATTATATCCAAGCAGATACGAACATTAACCTTGATCTGACCTATCCATTGCACGATATGGTGTTCCTCGCTTCCGGGCTGGAATATCGAACAGAAACGTTTGAGATTGTGCAGGGACAGGTTGAGTCTTGGGAGATCGGTCCGTTGGCGAGTCAAGGGTTTAGTTCAGGATCGAATGGGTTCCCCGGCTTCAGTGATATTGCCGCAGGGAGTTGGACCCGTTCTAATTTCGCTGGTTATTTGGAAAGTGAGTTGAGACCTCTTGACTTCTGGACGGTTAATGCCGCTGTCCGTGGTGAGTACTTTGACGATTTTGGTAGCACAGTCAACTACAAAATCGCGACGAACTATGGCATTGCCGACACGCTCAAATCACTGCTTTCGGTTGATCCGGGTGTTGATCTGAGGGTACGCGGTGGTTACAGCACCGGTTTCAGAGCGCCCACACCGGGACAGCAGAATGCCTTTAACGTCACAACGGAGTTCGGTGAGAACAATACGTTAGTCAATAAGGGGACGATTCCTTCCACACATGGTGCCGCACGTTTGGTAGGTGGTAAGGCACTTGAACCGGAAAAGTCGAAGAATTTCACGGTTGGCACGGTGGTCAGTCACGCTATTGCGAGTATCACGATCGACTATTTCAACATCAAAGTAGAAGACCGGCTGGCACCTTCACGGGACTTCAACCGTGGCACAGATATTACCGAAGCACAAATCCAGCAGCTTGTCGCTGAAGGTATCACGAGTGCAGGAAATTTACAGGAATTCCGATTCTTTACCAATGAATTTGAGACGAGCACCCAAGGGATTGATGTGATTCTCACGGCACCCATATTGGACGGTACGCTGAGTGTTGCTTACAACTATACCGAAACAGAGGTAACTAAGCACAATCCAGATATTCTCAACGAAGTCCGTATCAACCTAATACAGGAAGGGATACCACGGCATCGTGGAAATGTGACCTTGACCCAAGCTATCGGCAACAGTTTGGGGGTATTGGGCAGAGTGAATTATTACGGTCCTTGGTACGAGAATGCGGTAGGCGCGCAAACCTACAGTGAGGCGTTTTTGGTGGACCTTGAAGTCAGTTACGCAATCGTTGAAAACTTAGGCATCACAATTGGCGTGAATAATGTTCTCAATGTTGAACCGGATAATATTACTGAGGCAGAGGGGCCTGACGTACCCTTTGATATTAAAGAGTTTCCTGCCAGAATCGTTGGTAGACCCTTCGGTGAGTATAGTCCGTATGGGTTTGGCGGTGCGTTCTGGTATACTAAAGTTGGTTATAGTTTTTAG
- a CDS encoding class I SAM-dependent methyltransferase: MSNQSRDAEYTMGRSEEETQRLIEQSQLYDDVTRRFFLRSGIAKGMKVLDVGSGAGDVALTLAEFVGQEGKVVGVDVNPDVLKTAQERADAAGFSNVEFIAGDARTLEFPDDFDAIVGRLVLLYMSDPAEALKTLSTRLRPGGIVAFQDTELALYRTVIHPDTPLINQLVEWGLTVFERSGAHLNMGMELYRVFVDAGLPEPTLHFEAPMGGPEGWPGFEYLANSFRSLVPLMEAYGIATSEEIDIDTLADRIQAEVTTSKRPLLLPPHITAYASLPT; encoded by the coding sequence ATGAGCAATCAGTCCAGAGATGCAGAATATACAATGGGCCGCAGTGAGGAAGAGACACAACGCTTGATCGAGCAATCGCAGCTTTATGACGATGTGACACGCCGCTTTTTCCTCAGAAGCGGTATCGCTAAAGGGATGAAAGTACTTGATGTCGGTAGTGGTGCCGGTGATGTGGCACTCACGCTCGCTGAATTTGTTGGTCAGGAAGGAAAGGTCGTTGGTGTAGATGTCAACCCTGATGTTCTCAAAACAGCACAAGAACGAGCCGATGCAGCAGGTTTTTCAAACGTTGAATTCATTGCCGGTGATGCCCGAACGCTTGAATTTCCAGACGACTTTGATGCCATCGTCGGTAGACTTGTCCTGTTGTATATGTCAGACCCAGCAGAGGCACTTAAAACGTTGAGCACTCGTCTTCGCCCCGGCGGAATTGTCGCCTTTCAGGATACTGAACTCGCGCTCTACCGGACGGTTATACATCCGGATACACCTTTGATAAATCAGTTGGTTGAATGGGGGCTCACAGTGTTTGAACGTTCAGGGGCACATCTCAACATGGGAATGGAACTTTATCGGGTATTCGTTGATGCGGGTCTGCCTGAGCCTACCTTACACTTTGAGGCTCCGATGGGCGGTCCTGAGGGCTGGCCCGGGTTTGAGTATCTCGCCAACAGTTTTCGGAGCCTCGTTCCGCTTATGGAGGCGTATGGCATTGCGACAAGTGAAGAGATAGATATCGACACACTTGCAGATCGGATTCAAGCGGAAGTCACGACCTCAAAACGACCGCTCCTGTTGCCGCCGCACATCACAGCGTATGCCTCCCTACCGACGTAA
- a CDS encoding methyltransferase domain-containing protein, with amino-acid sequence MAKDQAKNLPASNSDATYTLGRTSHETDRLIEQSRIYGDSTQRLCRRAGITKGMRVLEIGSGAGDVALMLAELVGQEGQVVGVDVNSVILKTARHRATEAGMRNVEFIAGDARTLDFGDKFDAIVGRFVLMYMADPGKAFAKLVTHLNPRGIVAFQEPEYTLYPALSHPDTPLMNQLVRWILDVFEHSGAHLDMGIGLYRAFVDAGLPPPTMHLESPIGAAKTWAGYRYMATIFQSLLPLLEKYGLATVDQVDVNTLAARLRQEVLASKRPFFLPLHITAYAVRST; translated from the coding sequence ATGGCGAAAGATCAGGCGAAGAACTTGCCCGCGTCAAATAGCGATGCTACCTATACGTTAGGGCGCACCTCCCACGAAACGGATCGTCTCATTGAGCAGTCAAGAATCTATGGGGACTCAACGCAACGTCTCTGCAGACGAGCCGGTATAACGAAAGGAATGCGGGTGCTGGAAATCGGTAGTGGTGCCGGTGATGTCGCACTCATGCTTGCTGAGCTCGTTGGGCAAGAGGGACAGGTTGTCGGTGTAGATGTCAATTCGGTAATTCTAAAAACCGCACGCCACCGCGCAACCGAAGCAGGTATGCGGAACGTTGAATTTATTGCTGGTGATGCGCGAACGCTTGATTTTGGGGATAAATTTGACGCTATTGTCGGGCGATTTGTGTTGATGTATATGGCGGATCCAGGAAAAGCTTTTGCCAAACTCGTAACGCATTTGAATCCGCGTGGTATCGTCGCGTTTCAGGAGCCCGAATACACGCTTTACCCAGCACTCTCGCATCCGGACACGCCTCTCATGAACCAACTTGTTAGGTGGATCTTGGACGTGTTTGAACATTCAGGAGCACATCTTGACATGGGAATCGGTCTTTATCGTGCTTTTGTTGACGCAGGTTTGCCACCACCAACGATGCATCTTGAGTCTCCAATCGGTGCCGCTAAAACATGGGCAGGCTACCGATATATGGCGACTATTTTCCAAAGTCTCCTTCCGCTTTTAGAGAAGTACGGACTTGCGACAGTCGATCAGGTAGATGTCAATACGTTAGCTGCACGTCTTCGGCAGGAGGTACTCGCATCGAAACGTCCGTTTTTCTTACCGCTACATATAACTGCGTATGCAGTACGCTCAACCTGA
- the rpsF gene encoding 30S ribosomal protein S6 translates to MKPYELLLIITPDHDENEAEALTNQVKGIIENGGTLLKVDPWGKKRLAYPIRKRSEGYYVLYIFECETSFVAELNQSLHVIEAILRYMVVQYEDDIEKLKAELTGETGEDKESTSDEKPTSDQESTPSEDSTSGDDTATEETTDDDAAAEDATESA, encoded by the coding sequence TTGAAACCTTACGAACTCCTGCTTATCATCACGCCTGACCACGATGAAAACGAAGCAGAGGCTCTTACGAATCAAGTGAAGGGCATTATTGAAAACGGGGGTACCCTCCTGAAAGTTGATCCGTGGGGCAAGAAGCGACTCGCCTATCCAATCCGGAAACGGAGTGAAGGCTATTATGTGCTCTATATTTTTGAGTGCGAAACGAGTTTTGTCGCGGAACTGAACCAATCCTTGCATGTCATTGAAGCGATTTTGCGCTATATGGTCGTCCAATATGAGGATGATATTGAGAAGTTGAAAGCGGAACTCACCGGCGAGACAGGCGAGGATAAGGAATCGACGTCAGATGAGAAACCCACATCGGATCAAGAATCAACACCGAGTGAAGATTCGACATCGGGTGATGATACAGCAACTGAAGAGACAACAGATGATGATGCAGCGGCTGAAGATGCAACAGAATCTGCCTAA
- a CDS encoding single-stranded DNA-binding protein — protein sequence MASYNKVILMGNLTRDPEVKFLPSGTAVANFGLAMNESYTDQQTGEKKESACFVDVEAWGRQAEIVGEYFSKGRPILVEGSLKYDSWEAEDGTKRNRLKVRLQRFQFVGRRDEDEMGGGYADAQPAAAPTQSAPYEDAPAPAPSSTPSATEDDIPF from the coding sequence ATGGCAAGTTACAACAAGGTCATCTTGATGGGAAATCTGACTCGCGACCCTGAAGTAAAATTCCTGCCGAGCGGGACAGCTGTCGCGAATTTTGGGTTGGCTATGAATGAAAGTTACACGGATCAGCAGACTGGTGAAAAGAAAGAGTCCGCCTGTTTTGTTGACGTAGAAGCATGGGGTAGACAAGCTGAGATTGTAGGTGAATATTTCAGTAAAGGCAGACCGATTTTGGTTGAAGGTTCCCTCAAATACGATTCGTGGGAAGCCGAGGATGGCACTAAGCGGAACCGACTTAAAGTCCGCCTGCAACGGTTCCAATTTGTTGGGCGACGCGATGAAGATGAGATGGGCGGTGGTTACGCGGATGCTCAACCTGCAGCGGCACCAACACAGTCCGCGCCTTATGAAGATGCGCCTGCACCTGCACCGAGCAGCACACCTTCCGCAACGGAAGACGACATCCCGTTTTAA
- the rpsR gene encoding 30S ribosomal protein S18, with product MAFRRRQRYNKIESFDYKDVDMLRKFINERGKIVSRRVTGLSAKQQRMVTRAVKRARNMALLPFTR from the coding sequence ATGGCATTCCGTCGCAGGCAGCGCTACAACAAAATTGAGTCTTTCGACTACAAAGATGTAGATATGCTGCGAAAATTTATTAATGAACGTGGCAAAATTGTGAGTCGCCGGGTTACGGGACTATCGGCGAAACAACAGCGAATGGTGACGCGTGCAGTGAAGCGCGCACGCAATATGGCACTCTTGCCATTTACACGATAG
- the rplI gene encoding 50S ribosomal protein L9, with translation MEVILKKSVEGLGAPGDVLKVADGYARNYLIPMQLAVHATERNRRHLEHEKRVIDHQEAKDKEHAQEIAAQMAGVTCTLSRRAGENDRLFGSVTSMDIAEVVRAQGFDLERRFFELVEPIRELGVFMVPVRLHTDVIVELRVVVEREE, from the coding sequence ATGGAAGTGATTCTAAAGAAAAGTGTGGAAGGGCTCGGGGCACCGGGCGATGTATTGAAGGTCGCAGATGGCTATGCACGCAACTACCTGATCCCGATGCAGCTGGCGGTGCATGCAACGGAACGGAATCGTCGCCACCTTGAGCATGAGAAACGAGTAATTGACCACCAGGAAGCGAAAGATAAAGAGCACGCGCAGGAAATCGCTGCGCAGATGGCTGGTGTTACATGCACACTGAGTCGGCGTGCCGGCGAAAACGACCGGCTTTTTGGTTCTGTTACCTCTATGGATATTGCTGAGGTTGTACGGGCTCAGGGCTTCGACTTGGAACGCCGATTCTTTGAACTTGTAGAACCGATTCGTGAACTCGGTGTGTTTATGGTGCCCGTCAGGTTGCATACGGATGTTATTGTTGAACTCCGTGTTGTTGTTGAACGTGAAGAATAA